In one Arenibacter antarcticus genomic region, the following are encoded:
- a CDS encoding DEAD/DEAH box helicase has protein sequence MNFKELGLNKPLLRAVAEKNYNAPTPVQEMTIPLVLEGKDVIVSAQTGTGKTAAYALPILQLLFNRQEASKKGKKIRALVISPTRELAVQIQENFKEYSLYTELTSTVVYGGTAMEPQIAELKKGVDILVATPGRLLDLHKQDVINLDYVETLVLDEADLMLDMGFIDDVKKIERLCPSGKQTLLFSATIPYKVVQLTNSILKNASKVNVTPTSLAAARVYQLLYFTPKPNKIELCLHLLRNTIKGNILIFRRTKHGVDKLEETLLKNNYKVESIHGDKSQDDRQDALSRFKNKEANILIATDVAARGIDIDNLDNVLNFDLPNIPETYVHRIGRTGRAGQSGTAYSLCSADEKEYVISIQKLMQKHIDVVEDHPFPLDPKAKPEVHKRKGSKHKKGRKSEASKKKKKRWY, from the coding sequence ATGAATTTTAAGGAATTAGGGCTTAATAAACCGCTTTTAAGAGCAGTTGCCGAAAAGAATTATAACGCACCCACCCCTGTTCAGGAAATGACCATTCCGCTAGTTTTGGAAGGGAAAGACGTAATTGTATCTGCGCAGACAGGGACGGGCAAAACTGCTGCCTATGCCCTTCCCATCCTTCAACTGTTGTTCAACAGACAGGAAGCCTCTAAAAAAGGAAAGAAAATAAGGGCTTTAGTAATAAGTCCCACTAGGGAATTGGCCGTACAGATCCAAGAAAATTTTAAAGAGTACAGCCTATATACGGAGCTGACCTCTACAGTAGTTTATGGGGGCACCGCTATGGAGCCACAGATCGCTGAGCTAAAAAAAGGAGTGGATATCCTTGTCGCCACTCCAGGGAGGCTACTAGACCTCCACAAACAGGATGTCATAAATTTAGATTATGTAGAAACACTGGTCTTGGATGAGGCAGACCTAATGCTGGATATGGGTTTTATTGATGATGTTAAAAAGATAGAGCGACTCTGTCCCTCTGGAAAACAGACCCTGCTATTTTCCGCTACCATTCCGTATAAGGTGGTACAATTGACGAACAGCATTTTAAAGAATGCCTCGAAAGTTAATGTAACCCCTACATCCTTGGCGGCGGCCAGGGTATACCAGCTACTCTATTTTACCCCAAAGCCAAATAAAATAGAGCTTTGCCTACACCTCTTAAGAAACACCATAAAGGGCAATATCCTAATCTTTAGGAGAACCAAACACGGGGTGGATAAATTGGAAGAGACGCTCTTAAAAAATAATTATAAGGTAGAAAGTATTCATGGCGACAAATCGCAGGACGATAGACAGGATGCCTTAAGCAGGTTTAAGAACAAAGAGGCCAATATTCTAATAGCAACAGACGTTGCTGCAAGGGGAATAGACATTGACAATTTAGACAATGTATTAAATTTTGATCTTCCCAATATCCCTGAAACCTATGTGCACCGAATTGGTAGGACCGGGAGAGCAGGACAAAGTGGAACAGCATACTCATTGTGTTCCGCAGATGAAAAAGAATATGTGATTAGCATACAAAAGTTAATGCAAAAGCATATCGATGTTGTAGAGGACCATCCTTTCCCTCTGGACCCCAAAGCCAAACCAGAAGTACATAAAAGAAAGGGCAGCAAGCATAAAAAAGGCAGAAAATCCGAAGCTTCAAAAAAGAAAAAGAAACGTTGGTATTAA
- a CDS encoding AraC family transcriptional regulator, with protein sequence MEFIFEKIYVPTKHSFISRKLPLASNARIHSHRNFELNFITSGSGRRIVGDNISGFEKGDLVLLGPNLPHCWEALDSEKGKDPFCIVTHFSEDIINSDFFKMPELEKVVDLLKQSNTGLRFKVENDIHIRSILEKMTLLTGLDYYIQLLTVFNYLIQLEERENLSNPHSNSHIFSKNLDKINKVYEYVFQNIQEGVKLEEAAAVLNMAPSSFCRYFKKKTSHTFMEYVKTVRVGIAAKLLAETDKQITQICFESGYNNLANFNHYFKFIMGKTPSDYRKTFR encoded by the coding sequence ATGGAGTTTATTTTTGAGAAGATCTATGTCCCTACAAAGCATTCATTTATTTCTAGAAAATTGCCCTTGGCATCTAATGCCAGAATTCATTCTCATAGGAATTTTGAATTAAATTTTATAACCTCAGGATCGGGTAGAAGAATTGTAGGAGACAATATTTCTGGATTTGAAAAAGGCGACCTAGTACTCCTAGGGCCAAATTTACCGCACTGTTGGGAAGCCTTGGATTCCGAAAAGGGAAAAGACCCCTTCTGCATTGTAACCCATTTTTCGGAAGACATCATCAACTCGGATTTTTTTAAAATGCCCGAATTGGAAAAGGTTGTGGATTTGCTAAAGCAGTCCAACACAGGGCTTCGATTTAAGGTGGAAAATGATATCCATATACGATCTATACTGGAAAAAATGACGTTATTGACAGGTTTGGATTACTATATTCAATTATTAACTGTATTTAATTATCTGATACAATTGGAGGAAAGGGAAAACCTTTCTAACCCCCATAGCAACTCCCATATTTTTTCAAAAAATTTAGATAAAATAAACAAGGTTTACGAATATGTTTTTCAAAACATCCAAGAAGGAGTAAAATTGGAAGAGGCCGCAGCGGTATTAAATATGGCCCCCAGTAGTTTTTGCAGGTATTTTAAGAAAAAGACCAGCCATACCTTTATGGAGTATGTAAAAACTGTTAGAGTAGGTATAGCGGCTAAATTATTGGCGGAGACCGATAAACAGATTACCCAAATCTGCTTTGAAAGTGGTTATAACAATCTTGCCAACTTTAATCATTATTTTAAATTTATAATGGGCAAGACCCCATCAGATTATCGAAAAACATTTAGGTAG
- a CDS encoding glycerophosphodiester phosphodiesterase — protein MKRKLSGVFLMLIVFSGCKQLNKPLVIGHRGAMGHATENTLESIQTAMDLGVDMLEIDVFKTRDGEIVVFHDSSLKRLTGQPGNIEELDLKAVKALTLARNTKIPTLKEVLDLMKGETMLNIELKGAHTAESVNEIINHYINKGNWELKDFLISSYKWDELKRIRELNGKIPIAVLIQKDPLDAIPIGHELKAMVIIPNYKKLTKKNVRILHEEGFKIYPYTVNGYLQIKRMARMGVDGIITNYPNRVK, from the coding sequence GTGAAAAGGAAATTGTCAGGTGTTTTTTTGATGCTTATAGTATTTAGTGGATGTAAGCAATTAAACAAACCATTGGTAATAGGGCATAGAGGGGCAATGGGGCATGCCACTGAAAATACCTTGGAATCTATCCAAACAGCGATGGACCTGGGGGTAGATATGTTGGAAATTGATGTATTTAAAACAAGAGATGGGGAAATTGTGGTTTTTCACGATTCCAGTTTAAAACGACTTACAGGGCAACCAGGGAATATTGAGGAGCTAGATCTTAAAGCAGTGAAGGCATTAACGCTTGCACGAAACACTAAGATTCCAACCCTAAAAGAAGTGTTGGACTTGATGAAGGGCGAAACCATGCTCAATATAGAACTTAAGGGTGCCCACACAGCCGAATCCGTAAATGAAATAATCAATCATTATATTAATAAAGGGAATTGGGAGCTGAAGGATTTTTTAATTTCAAGTTATAAATGGGACGAATTAAAAAGAATACGGGAGTTGAATGGAAAAATCCCCATTGCAGTGCTGATCCAGAAAGACCCCTTAGACGCTATCCCTATTGGTCATGAACTTAAGGCGATGGTCATTATCCCTAACTATAAGAAGCTGACCAAGAAGAACGTTAGAATCCTCCATGAGGAAGGCTTTAAAATTTATCCTTATACCGTAAATGGGTATCTGCAAATTAAAAGAATGGCGAGAATGGGGGTAGATGGAATTATCACCAATTATCCCAATCGGGTTAAGTGA
- a CDS encoding dihydrodipicolinate synthase family protein, which produces MNLPIKGIIPPMITPLSENLELDLNGLQKLIHHLLEGGVHGIFLLGTSGEGPSLSYETRKQLITETCKIVGGKVPVLVGITDTSFKGALEIATHAKKEGADALVVAPPYYLPISQQEMIDYLENLVPLLPLPFLLYNMPSCTKLSMSMKIVKRGKELGAIGIKDSSGDLSFLYMLIEEFKNDPLFSVITGTELFLPETIMNGGHGAVAGGANFFPKLFVDLYEAMQERDFDRVKALRQEVIMIHNTIYEVGKHSSRHIKGTKSALSAMNICQDYVAEPLQRFNEDQRNLIKEYIGQFKQSTNYNTAI; this is translated from the coding sequence ATGAATTTACCTATAAAAGGAATTATTCCTCCAATGATTACCCCGTTGTCGGAGAATTTAGAATTGGATCTTAACGGATTACAGAAATTGATACATCATTTATTAGAGGGTGGTGTACACGGTATTTTTTTGCTCGGGACCTCGGGAGAGGGACCCAGTTTAAGCTATGAAACCCGAAAACAGTTGATCACAGAGACCTGTAAAATAGTGGGCGGTAAGGTGCCCGTTCTTGTAGGGATCACCGATACTTCCTTTAAAGGTGCGCTAGAAATAGCCACCCATGCAAAGAAAGAGGGGGCCGATGCCCTGGTAGTAGCGCCGCCCTATTACCTTCCCATATCCCAACAAGAAATGATTGATTACCTAGAAAATTTGGTGCCCCTTTTGCCGTTGCCATTTCTTTTATACAATATGCCCAGTTGTACAAAATTGAGCATGTCCATGAAAATAGTAAAGAGGGGAAAGGAACTGGGTGCAATAGGGATAAAGGATAGTTCTGGTGACCTTTCATTTCTCTATATGTTGATCGAGGAATTTAAAAACGACCCTTTGTTTTCCGTTATTACGGGGACCGAATTATTCTTACCCGAAACTATAATGAACGGAGGACATGGTGCCGTTGCAGGAGGAGCAAATTTCTTTCCGAAATTATTTGTAGATCTTTATGAAGCTATGCAGGAAAGGGATTTTGATAGAGTAAAAGCTTTACGGCAAGAGGTCATTATGATCCATAACACGATCTATGAAGTGGGTAAACATTCATCTCGACATATCAAGGGTACCAAATCTGCCTTGTCTGCAATGAACATTTGTCAGGATTATGTAGCTGAACCTCTTCAGAGATTTAATGAGGATCAACGAAATCTAATTAAGGAGTATATTGGACAGTTTAAACAAAGCACCAACTATAATACAGCAATATGA
- a CDS encoding RNA polymerase sigma factor RpoD/SigA: MRQLKITKQVTNRETASLDKYLQEIGKVDLITADEEVELAQRIKAGDQLALEKLTKANLRFVVSVAKQYQNQGLTLPDLINEGNLGLIKAAQRFDETRGFKFISYAVWWIRQSILQALAEQSRIVRLPLNKIGSINKINKTFAFLEQAHERQPSAEEIAKELDMTVEDVKQSLKNSGRHVSMDAPLIDGEDSNLYDVLRSGESPNPDRELLHESLRTEIERALETLTPREADVIRLYFGLAGQHSMTLEEIGETFDLTRERVRQIKEKAIRRLKHTSRSKILKTYLG, translated from the coding sequence ATGAGACAGCTTAAAATTACAAAACAGGTTACCAATAGGGAAACAGCTTCGTTGGACAAGTACCTACAAGAAATTGGAAAGGTAGACTTGATTACTGCAGACGAGGAAGTGGAACTGGCACAACGGATCAAGGCAGGGGATCAACTTGCTCTTGAAAAACTGACCAAGGCCAACTTACGATTTGTGGTATCTGTGGCAAAGCAATACCAAAACCAAGGATTAACCCTACCCGATTTAATTAACGAAGGTAACCTTGGCTTAATTAAGGCTGCCCAACGTTTTGATGAAACACGTGGATTTAAATTTATATCTTATGCCGTTTGGTGGATCCGTCAGTCCATCTTACAAGCGCTTGCAGAACAATCCCGTATTGTAAGGTTGCCATTGAACAAGATTGGCTCCATCAATAAAATCAACAAGACTTTTGCATTCTTAGAGCAAGCCCATGAAAGACAACCTTCAGCGGAAGAAATTGCCAAAGAATTGGATATGACCGTTGAGGATGTTAAGCAATCTCTTAAAAATTCAGGTCGCCATGTATCCATGGATGCTCCCTTAATAGACGGGGAAGATTCTAACCTATACGATGTATTGCGCAGTGGGGAGTCTCCAAATCCAGACAGGGAATTGTTGCATGAATCCTTAAGGACCGAAATAGAAAGAGCTTTGGAAACGTTAACCCCTAGGGAAGCCGATGTAATTCGATTATATTTTGGCCTTGCGGGACAACATTCCATGACTTTAGAAGAAATAGGGGAAACCTTTGACCTTACCAGGGAAAGGGTTCGTCAAATTAAGGAAAAAGCTATTAGAAGATTAAAACACACTTCTAGGAGTAAAATACTTAAGACGTATCTTGGGTAA
- a CDS encoding YpdA family putative bacillithiol disulfide reductase yields the protein MKEFDIIIIGGGPIGIACGLEAKKKGLSYAILEKGCIVNSLYNYPLNMQFFSSSEKLEIDNIPFISIEAKPKRNEALEYYRRIVTSNHLNIQLFETVESVKKVDGHFHISSSKNNYRAANIIVATGFYDIPNKMGVPGEDLVKVSHYYKDPHYYSSQKVAVIGASNSSVDAALECYRKGAEVTLIVRGPEIGERVKYWVRPDIINRINEGSIKVYYNSTVKEIKEEEILIQTPKGAVSIQNDYVLALTGYKPNFGFLEKLNIHLSEDKKRLPQYDPETMETNVKGIYLAGVICGGMETHKWFIENSRIHAPMIIDHIEKKIREQKTTTVS from the coding sequence ATGAAGGAATTTGATATTATAATTATCGGTGGTGGACCTATAGGTATCGCATGTGGACTGGAAGCCAAAAAAAAAGGGCTGTCTTATGCAATTCTAGAGAAGGGATGCATAGTAAACTCCCTTTACAACTATCCTTTGAATATGCAGTTTTTTTCTTCTTCGGAAAAGTTGGAAATAGACAACATTCCCTTTATCAGTATTGAGGCCAAACCTAAAAGAAATGAGGCCTTGGAATACTATCGCCGAATTGTTACCAGCAATCATTTAAACATTCAATTGTTTGAAACGGTAGAATCCGTTAAGAAAGTGGATGGTCATTTTCATATTTCCTCTTCAAAAAACAACTATCGCGCAGCCAATATCATTGTGGCTACTGGGTTTTATGACATCCCCAACAAAATGGGTGTACCGGGGGAAGATCTAGTAAAAGTATCCCATTATTACAAGGATCCCCACTATTATTCCAGTCAGAAAGTGGCAGTAATAGGCGCCAGTAACTCTTCCGTTGATGCAGCCTTGGAATGCTACCGCAAAGGAGCCGAGGTTACTTTAATTGTCCGTGGTCCAGAGATTGGAGAGCGTGTTAAATATTGGGTAAGACCCGATATTATCAACAGAATTAACGAAGGCAGCATAAAAGTATATTACAACAGTACCGTAAAAGAGATTAAAGAGGAGGAAATCCTTATACAGACACCTAAAGGAGCGGTAAGCATACAAAACGATTATGTACTGGCTCTTACCGGTTATAAGCCAAACTTCGGTTTTTTGGAAAAATTGAACATACACCTATCCGAAGACAAAAAAAGACTCCCACAATACGATCCAGAGACTATGGAAACTAATGTAAAAGGAATTTATTTGGCTGGGGTGATATGTGGTGGAATGGAAACCCACAAATGGTTTATAGAAAATTCTAGGATCCACGCTCCCATGATCATCGATCATATTGAAAAGAAAATAAGGGAACAAAAAACAACTACCGTAAGCTAA
- a CDS encoding PHP domain-containing protein: MENKRWTRAFMGVIPPFALFVIVLFFPYQIAIIDALTVQPLAEYGIHIHFWRIVFEPFLGPLLYFNRAINPLQELPIAVMWILVLYLVYGLMQLKPLQSILLRRKKLLRILGNLPLLVGIGFGIFVILLFIPLPNNTIVNNSQNDILVTTHTHTEYSHDGLTSQKNMWKWHKRNGFDAFFITDHANHKKTLEFSEQQRNNKFPLKPLVLVGQEHSGSNHMSLLGLDGSFVTKDKPDSSIVKLTHKYGGAVIVNHWFDGKGKEKEFYKALGVDGFEIENVGKELYYDRSQFRELKKYCEENGLIMVGGLDYHGYGRVCAIWNAFTIPNWSGMDPDHKESAILQILRERDQSKLKVLMYRDRPLNEGLSPLFGPIVTVVNYFRTLNSFQVVSWILWWGVLQLFLKFKKANVMGWDKTLAIAGGANALFLLVLGVLYFLRGQVIEGYSDLYDEYSSLLFIIGGVLAVYSAMVIYSRFFAQQKIGRKE, from the coding sequence ATGGAGAACAAGAGATGGACAAGGGCGTTTATGGGGGTTATCCCTCCTTTTGCCCTTTTTGTCATTGTCCTGTTTTTTCCGTACCAAATAGCTATTATTGATGCCCTAACAGTACAGCCCCTAGCCGAATACGGTATCCATATACATTTTTGGAGAATTGTGTTCGAGCCATTTTTGGGGCCTTTACTCTATTTTAATAGAGCTATTAATCCACTTCAGGAGCTGCCAATTGCTGTTATGTGGATTTTGGTCCTCTATTTGGTTTATGGGTTGATGCAGCTTAAACCCCTTCAATCTATTCTGCTAAGAAGAAAGAAGCTTTTAAGAATATTGGGGAACCTTCCGTTATTGGTCGGAATCGGATTTGGCATTTTTGTAATACTTCTGTTTATCCCATTACCCAATAATACGATAGTCAATAATTCCCAAAATGATATTTTAGTGACCACCCATACACATACGGAATACAGTCATGATGGACTTACCTCCCAAAAAAATATGTGGAAATGGCATAAAAGAAATGGGTTCGATGCCTTTTTTATTACCGATCATGCCAATCATAAAAAAACGTTGGAATTTTCTGAGCAACAGCGGAATAATAAATTTCCTCTAAAGCCTTTGGTCCTTGTAGGACAAGAACATTCGGGCTCTAACCACATGAGTCTTCTGGGGTTGGACGGAAGTTTCGTTACCAAAGATAAACCAGATTCCAGTATCGTTAAGTTAACCCACAAATATGGCGGAGCTGTTATTGTAAATCATTGGTTTGATGGCAAGGGAAAAGAAAAGGAATTTTATAAGGCTTTGGGAGTAGATGGTTTTGAAATTGAAAATGTTGGCAAGGAGTTGTACTACGATCGATCACAATTTAGGGAACTTAAAAAATACTGTGAAGAAAATGGTTTGATTATGGTGGGTGGGCTAGACTACCACGGTTACGGGAGGGTTTGTGCTATTTGGAATGCCTTTACCATTCCCAATTGGTCAGGGATGGACCCAGATCATAAAGAGAGCGCCATACTCCAAATTTTAAGGGAAAGGGATCAGAGCAAGCTAAAGGTGCTAATGTACAGAGACAGGCCTTTAAATGAAGGACTGAGCCCTTTATTTGGTCCTATTGTCACGGTGGTCAATTATTTTAGGACTCTCAATAGCTTTCAGGTGGTTTCTTGGATATTATGGTGGGGTGTTTTACAGTTATTTTTGAAATTTAAAAAAGCTAATGTTATGGGCTGGGACAAAACTTTAGCAATAGCAGGAGGGGCAAATGCCTTATTTTTACTGGTCTTGGGAGTGTTATACTTTTTAAGGGGCCAAGTTATAGAAGGATATAGTGATTTATATGATGAGTACAGCTCGCTCTTGTTTATTATAGGAGGAGTTTTAGCGGTTTATTCGGCAATGGTGATTTACAGTCGATTTTTCGCGCAGCAAAAAATAGGGAGAAAAGAATAA
- the rpe gene encoding ribulose-phosphate 3-epimerase: MDSKLIAPSLLAADFANLQRDIEMVNNSDADWFHIDIMDGVFVPNISFGMPVLKAITAHATKTIDVHLMIVDPDRYIKTFAKLGANNLTVHYEACTHLHRTLEAIKEEGMAAGVAINPHTNISLLEDTINDIDLVLIMSVNPGFGGQSFIENTYDKIKALKELINRKEAHTLIEIDGGVTSENAKQLIDAGADVLVAGSFIFSSENPAKTIKELKELVG; this comes from the coding sequence ATGGATTCAAAACTTATTGCTCCTTCCTTACTGGCAGCCGATTTCGCCAACTTACAGAGAGACATTGAAATGGTAAATAATAGCGATGCTGATTGGTTTCATATCGATATTATGGATGGTGTTTTTGTACCTAACATCTCCTTTGGCATGCCGGTATTAAAGGCAATAACCGCCCACGCCACTAAAACTATAGATGTACACCTAATGATTGTGGACCCAGACCGTTATATAAAGACATTTGCCAAGCTGGGAGCCAATAACCTAACGGTGCACTATGAAGCCTGCACCCATCTACACAGAACTTTAGAGGCTATAAAGGAAGAAGGCATGGCAGCTGGAGTGGCGATCAACCCACATACCAATATTAGCCTCTTGGAAGATACTATAAACGATATCGATCTGGTACTGATCATGAGTGTAAACCCTGGATTTGGGGGACAATCTTTTATAGAGAACACCTATGACAAGATTAAAGCTTTAAAGGAACTGATCAACCGGAAAGAGGCACATACCCTAATTGAAATCGATGGAGGGGTTACTTCCGAAAATGCCAAACAGCTCATTGACGCCGGTGCAGATGTTTTAGTTGCAGGGAGTTTTATTTTTAGCAGTGAGAACCCTGCCAAAACAATAAAAGAACTAAAAGAATTAGTAGGATAA
- a CDS encoding GH3 auxin-responsive promoter family protein produces MPIVGSIVKGFLDLRGQLVSDKNPVDSQKEVLQMLLEKAKNTAFGMHYNFTEILESSELEKTFSERIPYFDYDKMDAEWWSKIHEGSNDVSWPGNPDYFALSSGTTGKTSKRIPVTNQMIKAIQEAGLEQVYALSNFDLPADFFEKDIMMLGSSTALDNVDEHMEGEISGISASKIPAWFRGYYKPGEEISEIDDWDERIDRIVEKATEWDIGALSGIPSWMELMLKQVIERHNLKNIHDLWPNLQVYTSGGVAFSPYKRSFNALLGKPITVIDTYLASEGFIAFQARPETNAMQLVTNGGIYFEFVPFKPEYIDQNGALVKDAPSVPLSEVKLHQDYVLIISTVSGAWRYIIGDTIEFTDVERAEIKITGRTKFFLNVVGSQLSVNKMDDAVNHLEDQFSIKIPEYTICAKKIEGEFYHCWYLGTDGSAAEGEIVDCLDSYLKSANKNYKVARSKALKGVKATLVPISIFHDWSAYNKNKGGQVKMERVMDEGKFQEWEHFAQKKIS; encoded by the coding sequence ATGCCAATAGTAGGAAGTATAGTTAAAGGGTTCTTGGATTTGAGGGGGCAATTGGTGAGCGATAAAAATCCAGTAGATTCTCAAAAGGAGGTGTTGCAGATGCTTTTGGAAAAAGCCAAGAACACTGCTTTTGGTATGCATTATAATTTTACTGAAATTTTGGAGTCCTCCGAATTGGAAAAAACCTTTTCCGAAAGAATTCCTTATTTTGATTATGATAAGATGGATGCCGAGTGGTGGAGTAAGATCCATGAAGGGAGCAATGATGTTAGTTGGCCTGGTAATCCAGATTATTTTGCGCTGAGTTCTGGTACTACTGGGAAGACCAGTAAACGAATCCCAGTCACCAACCAGATGATAAAAGCCATACAGGAAGCGGGGTTGGAGCAAGTGTATGCCTTGAGTAATTTTGACCTACCTGCAGATTTCTTCGAAAAAGATATTATGATGTTGGGCAGTTCTACTGCCTTGGATAATGTAGATGAACATATGGAAGGTGAGATTAGCGGAATAAGTGCCAGTAAAATTCCCGCTTGGTTTAGGGGATATTACAAGCCGGGAGAAGAGATTTCAGAAATAGACGATTGGGATGAAAGGATAGATCGGATTGTAGAAAAAGCCACCGAATGGGATATCGGAGCACTAAGCGGCATCCCTTCATGGATGGAACTTATGTTGAAGCAGGTAATTGAACGGCACAACCTTAAAAACATTCATGACCTTTGGCCTAATCTGCAAGTTTACACCTCTGGCGGAGTAGCATTTTCGCCTTATAAAAGGAGCTTTAATGCATTGTTAGGCAAACCTATTACCGTCATAGATACTTATTTGGCCTCGGAAGGGTTTATCGCATTTCAGGCGAGACCGGAAACCAATGCCATGCAATTAGTGACCAATGGTGGCATTTATTTCGAATTTGTCCCTTTTAAACCGGAGTATATCGACCAAAATGGCGCCTTAGTAAAAGATGCCCCTTCTGTCCCTTTATCGGAAGTAAAATTGCATCAAGATTATGTGTTGATTATCAGTACGGTCTCTGGTGCCTGGCGCTACATAATAGGGGATACGATAGAATTTACGGACGTAGAGCGGGCAGAGATCAAGATCACTGGGCGCACCAAATTTTTCCTCAACGTAGTGGGATCCCAATTATCGGTCAATAAAATGGACGATGCCGTAAATCATTTGGAGGACCAGTTCTCCATTAAAATACCAGAATATACAATCTGCGCTAAAAAAATTGAAGGAGAGTTTTACCACTGCTGGTATTTGGGAACGGATGGAAGCGCAGCTGAGGGGGAAATAGTGGATTGTCTGGACAGTTACTTAAAAAGTGCCAATAAGAACTACAAGGTAGCTCGGTCAAAGGCATTAAAGGGAGTGAAAGCAACCCTTGTACCCATATCTATCTTCCACGATTGGTCAGCCTACAATAAAAATAAAGGTGGGCAAGTTAAGATGGAACGGGTAATGGATGAGGGTAAGTTTCAGGAATGGGAGCATTTTGCACAGAAAAAGATATCATAG
- a CDS encoding glycerophosphodiester phosphodiesterase family protein, whose amino-acid sequence MSNFYYHKDKSHILGIFLIDIHTRPSSNFSFEMNHFTSLMPKRFLFVISFFLTVGLSAQESNLDSILYDFNNKPQRVLVAAHRATNEHFPENSLAAIEESIRIGVDIVELDIRQSKDGELVIMHDRTLDRTTNSSGKVEDYTLKELKGFQLIIRDSITEERIPTFEEVLKLTKGKILIDIDFKLEDMPSIEKTYALIQKYGMENQILFFLYDYQETPTLQQLDSNIRIMPRAYSKKEVRAILKMDHIDIIHVDESYYKDRTMRRITNSGARIWINALGKYDEMERLEKDSGFNTLLRKKHVNVIQTDLPEALLKYLRAHNLHR is encoded by the coding sequence ATGTCAAATTTTTATTACCACAAGGATAAATCCCATATCTTAGGGATATTTTTAATTGACATACATACTAGACCATCATCAAATTTTAGTTTCGAAATGAACCACTTCACATCCCTAATGCCTAAAAGATTTCTTTTTGTTATATCTTTTTTTCTAACTGTTGGTCTATCTGCCCAGGAATCGAACTTGGACAGTATTTTATACGACTTCAATAACAAACCTCAGCGAGTGTTGGTTGCTGCCCACAGGGCCACTAATGAACATTTTCCGGAAAACTCTTTAGCAGCCATAGAAGAGAGTATTCGCATTGGCGTGGATATTGTTGAATTGGATATAAGGCAAAGTAAGGACGGAGAGCTGGTAATAATGCACGACCGCACCTTGGACAGGACCACCAACAGCAGCGGGAAAGTTGAAGATTACACCCTGAAGGAATTAAAAGGATTTCAACTTATTATTCGGGATAGTATCACCGAGGAGCGTATCCCTACTTTTGAAGAAGTGCTTAAATTAACCAAGGGAAAGATTCTTATTGATATCGATTTTAAATTGGAGGATATGCCCTCTATTGAGAAGACCTATGCCCTTATTCAAAAATACGGGATGGAAAATCAGATTCTATTTTTTCTATACGACTATCAGGAAACGCCCACATTACAACAATTGGATAGCAACATCCGGATTATGCCAAGGGCCTATTCCAAGAAAGAGGTTAGGGCCATTTTAAAAATGGACCATATTGATATTATACATGTAGATGAAAGCTACTATAAAGACCGTACCATGCGCCGAATCACCAACTCTGGGGCAAGGATTTGGATCAATGCCCTAGGTAAATATGATGAAATGGAACGTTTAGAAAAAGATTCCGGATTTAATACCTTGTTGCGCAAGAAGCACGTTAATGTAATTCAGACTGATCTACCGGAAGCCCTTTTAAAGTACCTAAGGGCACATAATCTTCACCGATAA